The following proteins are encoded in a genomic region of Arachis ipaensis cultivar K30076 chromosome B02, Araip1.1, whole genome shotgun sequence:
- the LOC107625116 gene encoding bifunctional protein FolD 1, mitochondrial produces MGLVAVTWHNFLRKCHPQKIRSLQTLKVDHQLDQILLSPPLASLDIRDIWTPKSYCQNIPEVHKSFNEQNAVVLDGKLISMEIKSKIADEVRRMKKCLGKVPGLAVVLVGERRESQIYVRNKVTACEEVGIRSMVTELSTDCAEAEVHNAVMQYNKDPSIHGILVQLPLPKHLDEEKVLDAVCLEKDVDGFHPLNMGNLAIAGREPLFTPCTPKGCIELLLRAGVEITGKKAVVIGRSNIVGLPTSLLLQRHHATVTVVHAFTENSKQVTCEADIVVSAAGLPNLVRGDWIKPGAVVIDVGTTPVEDPSYEDGYRLVGDVCFEEAVRVASIITPVPGGVGPMTVAMLLLNTLDSAKRILNFT; encoded by the exons ATGGGGTTAGTGGCAGTTACATGGCataattttctaagaaaatgtCATCCACAAAAGATAAGGTCTCTACAGACCTTGAAAGTTGATCATCAATTGGATCAAATTTTGTTGTCTCCACCGCTTGCTTCTCTGGACATACGTGATATCTGGACTCCCAAGTCTTATTGTCAGAATATTCCAGAAGTACATAAAAGCT TTAATGAACAGAATGCTGTGGTGCTTGATGGAAAGTTGATATCAATGGAAATCAAGTCAAAAATAGCTGATGAGGTAAGAAGAATGAAGAAATGCCTCGGAAAAGTTCCTGGATTAGCTGTAGTTTTGGTGGGCGAGAGAAGGGAATCTCAAATTTATGTTCGCAATAAGGTAACGGCTTGTGAAGAAGTTGGAATCAGGTCTATGGTGACTGAATTATCCACTGATTGTGCAGAAGCAGAAGTTCATAATGCTGTCATGCAATATAACAAGGATCCATCAATTCATGGCATTCTTGTGCAGCTTCCTCTACCTAAA CATCTAGATGAGGAAAAAGTTTTGGATGCTGTATGCCTTGAGAAAGATGTCGATGGCTTTCATCCCCTTAATATGGGGAATCTCGCAATAGCAGGAAGGGAGCCACTATTTACTCCATGTACTCCAAAAGGCTGCATTGAATTATTGCTTAGAGCTGGTGTGGAGATTACGGGGAAGAAAGCTGTAGTAATCGGAAGAAGTAATATTGTTGGTTTGCCGACATCCTTGTTATTGCAG AGACACCATGCCACAGTCACCGTTGTACATGCATTTACAGAAAACTCGAAACAGGTCACTTGTGAAGCTGACATTGTAGTTTCAGCTGCTGGACTGCCGAATTTGGTGCGTGGCGACTGGATAAAACCTGGTGCAGTTGTGATTGATGTCGGCACAACTCCTGTTGAG GATCCTAGCTATGAGGACGGTTACCGTCTTGTTGGTGATGTATGCTTTGAAGAAGCTGTTAGGGTTGCTTCCATTATTACCCCTGTCCCCGGAGGGGTTGGACCTATGACTGTTGCTATGCTACTACTTAACACACTGGATTCTGCAAAACGCATTCTTAATTTTACTTGA